One Temnothorax longispinosus isolate EJ_2023e unplaced genomic scaffold, Tlon_JGU_v1 HiC_scaffold_955, whole genome shotgun sequence genomic window, CAGAGATTTCTCctattttccataaatattaaatattaaataactttgtagctatattaatttttttaaatcaaatattgtttcaagcaataatttacaaattgttaATTGATTGTTTTACAGGTGCGCATGGTACTTGCGATAACAATCTTAATATTCAGCCCGTTAGATGCTCTGGGAGTCAAGTCCATTGTGGCAAGTGTTTTGCCTTGGTGTCTGGAAATGATGAACAGCACATGTACAGTTGAGGGAGTCAACGCATCTCAATATTGTTTACAGGTAAATATTATTGACTAGAATGTAGGTAGCATACACGTATTtcactaattaatttatcgtttataattatgtttcagACTATATTGAAAACTTACAGCGGCTTAAACGATGAACCCGATTCAATACCCGACGAGGCTTTGTGCATGAtgcataaaaaagtaattgacACGATTCTGTCGTGTTTGTTGGATAAAATAGGAAATGAAACGACAACAAGCATTGCTAGAGACGcattaatagaatttattacacGTAACATTCATTATACTGCGTTACACTGGGCCAAACGGTTGGTCGAGTTTGGcggtttgcaaaaattaatgaagGTAGCCAGTCGATGGAATGAATACCAACACGAATCTTTGTTATATATCACGTCTTCCACGCAAATTATAACCAGTGTGTGTTTAGCAAAAATCGATCAAAACTTGGatgaaaatgataaagaagaatttttcaaCATCATTAATGGATTTATTAGAGAAGAATTGAATTCGCCTGAAGTAGCAAGTCATGTATGAATTTTGTAACTTTCAATCTTTCCCGATGacttaaattgttttaaaatgaaagtagcatatttttaattatagtatatttgagaaattttcgatattgtatattcaatatgttttaaattaaaatatgataataacagagtttaatcgaaatttattgGAGAATGACTTTCATCATAtgttatcatattttttgaaGCTTAATTTACTCTTAATTAGagatttcttctattttcaaGTAAAGTTTAATAACACTAAAActgttttgatttaaaaaaaaaaactattgtttcacaaatcaaaaaaattcataaattgttaattgtttGTTTTACAGATCTGTGCAATAGTCTCGATGACATTCTTAACACTCGGTCCGTTTAATGTTGCAAACGCAATTATTATTGAAGACGGATTTGATGAtaggattttttattttttgggagagagaggaaatgACTTATTGATACAAAAAGTAATTTGCGAATTTATCTATGCCGTTGTAACCAAATATGACGTATTCAACACGTTCATACGTCGAAGTTTCACTATATTGCGAAATCTGTGTCATCTTGCCCCGAATAATTCTGAGGACCTGAATGATTCTGAGGATCTGGATAATTCTGAGAACCTGGATAATTCTGAGGAGCCGCATGATTCTGAGAACCAGAAAGATTCAATTCGGATTCGAGCGTTTGTTGGTATTTGTAAGATGACCAAATTCGAAGTGTTAAAAAGAGAATTGCAGACTGTTTTTACGTTCGATGAGGAACAGATAAGTACATGGCGGAAGGTTTGCAGACAATTCTTGATCAGTCCTCAgagaaatatgagaaaatggGCCGTTGAAGGTCTGTCGTATCTCACTTTTGTCCTCAAGGTCAAAAACGAGTTGATCAAAGACCAACTAGCCGTTAAAGCGATAATCGAGTTTGCCAAGATTGAAAATCAATCGATTCTCTATCAAGTGAACATGTTGTTGGTGAACTTGTGCATCGCTTATGACAATTATGATCTCCCACTCGAGAGGGAAATGTTTgtaaactatttaaatattgatcaCATACAGGCCGAGGACGACTACGTGCAAGAAAGACGGCGCGTGTTGGCGGAGGCCGGCGTGACCAGCGCTTTGGTAAGCCTCGCTAAAACAGGCAGCGAGAATAGCAAGGAATTAATAGCCCGCGTTTTCAACGCGATATGCAGTGAACATGATTTGAGAATAATAGTTATTCAAGAAGGCGGCACGGAGACATTATTGTCGTTAGCGCTGAATGGCACAAACACAGGAATGATATATGCTACGCGGGCCCTGGCCTATCTAGCACTCACGACATCTCCTGAGGTTGCATTTCCCGGTCAGATAATCATGGAGGTTGTACAGCCGATCTCAAATCTCTTGAACCCGGAGCATTCCGTTAATGAGAGATGCGATGCTCTAACAGCTTTGTGCAATCTAGCTAGTGTCAACGACATGCAAGAACATATTTTCAAGACAGAGTATGAGAAAATTGAACTCTGTATGCGTGACGATAACAACCTGTTGAAACGAACGTCCATACAACTCATAAACAATTTGGTATTATCAAGTAAAGTTGCCATTCAATTTGTTGAGCAGAGATCTGATCACCTTTTTGATCTTATGAATTGGTTGGTGAAGGATGACACAGATGACCATACAAAGAAGGCATTAGCTGGAAC contains:
- the LOC139825111 gene encoding protein unc-45 homolog B-like; the encoded protein is VRMVLAITILIFSPLDALGVKSIVASVLPWCLEMMNSTCTVEGVNASQYCLQTILKTYSGLNDEPDSIPDEALCMMHKKVIDTILSCLLDKIGNETTTSIARDALIEFITRNIHYTALHWAKRLVEFGGLQKLMKVASRWNEYQHESLLYITSSTQIITSVCLAKIDQNLDENDKEEFFNIINGFIREELNSPEVASHICAIVSMTFLTLGPFNVANAIIIEDGFDDRIFYFLGERGNDLLIQKVICEFIYAVVTKYDVFNTFIRRSFTILRNLCHLAPNNSEDLNDSEDLDNSENLDNSEEPHDSENQKDSIRIRAFVGICKMTKFEVLKRELQTVFTFDEEQISTWRKVCRQFLISPQRNMRKWAVEGLSYLTFVLKVKNELIKDQLAVKAIIEFAKIENQSILYQVNMLLVNLCIAYDNYDLPLEREMFVNYLNIDHIQAEDDYVQERRRVLAEAGVTSALVSLAKTGSENSKELIARVFNAICSEHDLRIIVIQEGGTETLLSLALNGTNTGMIYATRALAYLALTTSPEVAFPGQIIMEVVQPISNLLNPEHSVNERCDALTALCNLASVNDMQEHIFKTEYEKIELCMRDDNNLLKRTSIQLINNLVLSSKVAIQFVEQRSDHLFDLMNWLVKDDTDDHTKKALAGTLATLTAAGKETCEKLLGWDLWPTFLPFLLNDPNDELQHKGIEIALNMMNSTKNVGCKTHRNRYNNENE